A single genomic interval of Stenotrophomonas sp. ZAC14D1_NAIMI4_1 harbors:
- the ruvA gene encoding Holliday junction branch migration protein RuvA yields the protein MIGRLRGIVAYKAPPWLVVDVNGVGYELEAPMSTFYDLPELGREVTLYTHYSQKEDSVSLYGFLREGERRLFRDVQKVSGIGAKIALAVLSGVTVEEFARMVQAGDITALTRIPGIGKKTAERMVLELRDRAAQFGAGGALPTGSGPAPADPLSDATVALQQLGYKPAEAARMAREAFNEGDEVATVIRKALQSALR from the coding sequence ATGATCGGTCGACTGCGCGGCATCGTCGCCTACAAGGCACCGCCGTGGCTGGTGGTGGACGTGAACGGGGTGGGCTACGAACTGGAGGCGCCGATGAGCACCTTCTACGACCTGCCCGAACTCGGCCGCGAGGTCACCCTGTACACCCATTACTCGCAGAAGGAAGACAGCGTCTCGCTGTACGGCTTCCTGCGCGAGGGTGAGCGCCGCCTGTTCCGCGACGTGCAGAAGGTCAGTGGCATCGGCGCGAAGATCGCGCTGGCCGTGCTGTCCGGCGTCACCGTCGAAGAGTTCGCGCGCATGGTGCAGGCCGGCGACATCACCGCGCTGACCCGCATCCCCGGCATCGGCAAGAAGACCGCCGAGCGCATGGTGCTGGAGCTGCGCGACCGCGCTGCCCAGTTCGGTGCCGGCGGCGCATTGCCCACCGGCAGCGGCCCGGCCCCGGCCGATCCGCTGTCCGACGCCACCGTGGCCCTGCAGCAGCTGGGCTACAAGCCGGCCGAAGCGGCACGCATGGCCCGCGAAGCCTTCAATGAAGGCGACGAAGTGGCCACCGTCATCCGCAAGGCCCTGCAGTCGGCGCTGCGCTGA
- the tolR gene encoding protein TolR — MSAAIGRRKRRKLKSEINVVPYIDVMLVLLIIFMVTAPLLTLSFDVDLPQSNAKALESKQDPVIVSVREDGQLSLKLPDAKEPVAVSAEELEGRLAGIAAQDKGVRVIVAADRAVAYEKVIAAMDVIKRAKVDKVGLATDAR; from the coding sequence ATGTCCGCTGCCATCGGTCGCCGCAAGCGCCGCAAGCTGAAATCGGAAATCAACGTCGTTCCCTACATCGACGTCATGCTGGTGCTGTTGATCATCTTCATGGTCACCGCGCCGCTGCTTACCCTGAGCTTCGATGTCGACCTGCCGCAGTCCAACGCCAAGGCGCTGGAAAGCAAACAGGACCCGGTGATCGTCTCTGTGCGCGAGGACGGCCAGCTGAGCCTGAAGCTGCCCGACGCCAAGGAGCCGGTCGCGGTCAGCGCCGAGGAACTGGAAGGCCGCCTGGCCGGCATCGCCGCACAGGACAAGGGCGTGCGCGTGATCGTCGCCGCCGACCGTGCCGTGGCCTATGAAAAGGTCATCGCGGCGATGGATGTCATCAAGCGCGCCAAAGTCGACAAGGTAGGCCTGGCCACCGATGCACGCTGA
- the tolA gene encoding cell envelope integrity protein TolA: MHADTLPPPHKQEPGWGLPLGLAVLVHLLVALVFIVAWLWSPERNTEAAAGDPSVEASLALSSAEAAAARQALRQSEKLEDLPQPVPEPVPVAVPEDTIPPPQPIEAPRPQDAPTPQQQQAQERVAQPDTKDQDAANALAISQEKAKQEQEAKRRQEQIDLTERKRQEEAEQKARLAKQQEEDARKKIADQQKVAADKAEAERQKKIADIRAKREQAEKEAKLAEQKLRQVAAARNAAGAAPAGSTSAAQPAAGGGGTSDDLSAKYAAAIQAKVLASWSRPDSVPLGQKCQITINQLPGGTVRSATVSGSCPYDEAGKRSIEAAVLNAQPLPYRGFESVFARTINFTFTAQDR, from the coding sequence ATGCACGCTGACACCCTGCCACCGCCGCACAAGCAGGAACCGGGCTGGGGCCTGCCCCTGGGCCTGGCCGTGCTGGTGCACCTGCTGGTCGCGCTGGTCTTCATCGTGGCCTGGCTGTGGTCGCCGGAACGCAACACCGAAGCCGCCGCCGGCGATCCGTCGGTCGAGGCCAGCCTGGCGCTGTCCTCCGCCGAGGCCGCCGCCGCGCGCCAGGCCCTGCGCCAGTCGGAAAAGCTCGAAGACCTGCCGCAGCCGGTGCCCGAGCCGGTGCCGGTCGCCGTGCCCGAAGACACCATCCCGCCGCCGCAGCCGATCGAGGCGCCGCGCCCGCAGGACGCGCCCACGCCACAGCAGCAACAGGCGCAGGAGCGCGTGGCCCAGCCGGACACCAAGGACCAGGACGCCGCCAACGCCCTGGCCATCTCGCAGGAGAAGGCCAAGCAGGAGCAGGAAGCCAAGCGCCGCCAGGAACAGATCGACCTGACCGAACGCAAGCGCCAGGAAGAAGCCGAGCAGAAGGCACGCCTGGCCAAGCAGCAGGAAGAAGACGCCAGGAAGAAGATCGCCGACCAGCAGAAGGTGGCGGCCGACAAGGCCGAGGCCGAGCGGCAGAAGAAGATCGCCGACATCCGCGCCAAGCGCGAGCAGGCTGAAAAGGAAGCCAAGCTGGCCGAGCAGAAGCTGCGCCAGGTGGCCGCCGCCCGCAACGCCGCAGGCGCAGCCCCGGCCGGCAGCACCAGTGCCGCGCAGCCGGCCGCCGGTGGTGGCGGCACCAGTGACGATCTTTCGGCCAAGTACGCTGCCGCCATCCAGGCCAAGGTGCTGGCATCGTGGAGCCGTCCGGACAGCGTGCCGCTGGGCCAGAAGTGCCAGATCACCATCAACCAGCTGCCCGGTGGCACGGTGCGCAGCGCGACGGTCAGCGGTAGCTGCCCCTACGACGAGGCTGGCAAGCGCTCGATCGAAGCGGCCGTGCTGAACGCCCAGCCGTTGCCGTACCGGGGGTTCGAGTCGGTCTTCGCCCGCACCATCAACTTCACCTTTACCGCCCAGGATCGCTGA
- the ruvC gene encoding crossover junction endodeoxyribonuclease RuvC — translation MTRILGIDPGSQRTGVGIIDVDAAGKVSHVHHQPLVLLGADDFPQRMKLLVLGLADLCREYQPDEVAIEKVFMARNPDSALKLGQARGAAISAVVLRDLPVHEYAASEIKLAVVGRGGAEKQQVQHMVGLMLNLKTKLQADAADALAVAITHAHVRATANRLGLSARQAWGRK, via the coding sequence ATGACCCGCATCCTCGGCATCGACCCCGGTTCCCAGCGGACCGGGGTCGGCATCATTGATGTCGACGCCGCCGGCAAGGTCAGCCACGTGCACCACCAGCCGCTGGTGCTGCTGGGCGCCGACGATTTCCCCCAGCGCATGAAGCTGCTGGTGCTGGGCCTGGCCGACCTGTGCCGGGAATACCAGCCGGACGAAGTGGCCATCGAAAAGGTCTTCATGGCTCGCAACCCCGATTCGGCGCTGAAGCTGGGCCAGGCCCGTGGCGCGGCGATCTCGGCGGTGGTGCTGCGCGACCTGCCGGTGCACGAATACGCCGCCAGCGAGATCAAGCTGGCCGTGGTCGGGCGCGGTGGCGCCGAAAAGCAACAGGTTCAACACATGGTCGGGCTCATGCTCAACCTGAAAACCAAGCTGCAGGCCGACGCGGCCGACGCGTTGGCCGTGGCGATCACCCATGCCCACGTAAGGGCGACGGCCAACCGCCTGGGGCTCAGTGCCCGCCAGGCCTGGGGCCGCAAATGA
- a CDS encoding potassium transporter Kup, giving the protein MALIIGAIGVVFGDIGTSPLYTLKEAFSPHYGLNSDHDTVLGVLSLAFWALNIVVTLKYVTIIMRADNDGEGGIMALMALTQRTLRNGSRSAYVVGILGIFGASLFFGDGVITPAISVLGAVEGLEVAAPGLHAFIVPITVVVLMAVFAVQRFGTERIGKLFGPITTIWFLSLAAIGIYNIVDSPEVLKAFNPWWAIRFFMEHGWHGIFILGAVVLAVTGGEALYADMGHFGAKPIRHAWYFFVLPCLVLNYLGQGALVLNHPEALKNPFFEAVPDWALYPMIILATMAAVIASQSVITGAFSVSRQAMQLGYIPRMRIKHTSHDTIGQIYIPGINWGIAVMVIGLVLAFRSSSNLAVAYGISVSATMLIDTLLLALVARSLWPKARNWILPLCVVFFIIDLGFVIANGAKLLQGAWFPVVLGIFLFTMMRTWRRGRELLRDEIRKDGIRIDTFLPGLMLAPPVRVPGTAVFLTADPTVAPHALMHNLKHNKVLHERNVFLHVETLPIPYAMEGQRLKIESVGDEFYRVYVRFGFMETPDVPLALMRSCDHGGIYFDPMDTTFFASRETIVATANRGMPIWRDKLFALMHRNAAPATGFFRIPGNRLVELGAQVEI; this is encoded by the coding sequence ATGGCGCTGATCATCGGTGCGATCGGCGTGGTCTTCGGCGATATCGGCACCAGCCCGCTGTACACCCTGAAGGAGGCGTTCTCGCCGCACTACGGGCTCAACAGCGACCACGACACCGTGCTCGGCGTGCTGTCACTGGCGTTCTGGGCGCTCAACATCGTGGTCACGCTGAAGTACGTGACCATCATCATGCGCGCCGACAATGACGGCGAGGGCGGCATCATGGCGCTGATGGCGCTGACCCAGCGCACCCTGCGCAACGGGTCACGCTCGGCGTACGTGGTCGGCATCCTCGGCATCTTCGGTGCGTCGCTGTTCTTCGGCGACGGCGTGATCACCCCGGCCATTTCCGTGCTGGGCGCGGTGGAAGGCCTGGAGGTGGCCGCCCCGGGCCTGCATGCCTTCATCGTGCCCATCACCGTGGTCGTGCTGATGGCCGTGTTCGCGGTCCAGCGCTTCGGTACCGAACGGATCGGCAAGCTGTTCGGGCCGATCACCACGATCTGGTTCCTCTCGCTGGCCGCCATCGGCATCTACAACATCGTCGATTCGCCGGAAGTGCTGAAAGCCTTCAACCCGTGGTGGGCCATCCGCTTCTTCATGGAACATGGCTGGCACGGCATCTTCATCCTCGGCGCGGTGGTGCTGGCGGTGACCGGCGGTGAAGCGCTGTACGCCGACATGGGCCACTTCGGTGCCAAGCCGATCCGCCATGCCTGGTACTTCTTCGTGCTGCCGTGCCTGGTGCTGAACTACCTGGGGCAGGGCGCGCTGGTGCTCAACCACCCCGAGGCACTGAAGAACCCGTTCTTCGAAGCCGTGCCGGACTGGGCGCTGTACCCGATGATCATCCTGGCCACCATGGCCGCGGTGATCGCCTCGCAGTCGGTCATCACCGGCGCATTCTCGGTGTCCCGCCAGGCCATGCAGCTGGGCTACATCCCGCGCATGCGCATCAAGCACACCTCGCACGACACCATCGGCCAGATCTACATCCCCGGCATCAACTGGGGCATCGCCGTCATGGTCATCGGCCTGGTGCTGGCATTCCGCAGCTCGTCCAACCTGGCCGTGGCCTACGGCATCTCGGTGTCGGCCACCATGCTCATCGACACCCTGCTGCTGGCCCTGGTGGCCCGCTCGCTGTGGCCGAAGGCGCGCAACTGGATCCTGCCGCTGTGCGTGGTGTTCTTCATCATCGACCTGGGCTTCGTCATCGCCAACGGCGCCAAGCTGCTGCAGGGCGCGTGGTTCCCGGTGGTGCTGGGCATCTTCCTGTTCACCATGATGCGCACCTGGCGCCGTGGCCGCGAGCTGCTGCGCGATGAGATCCGCAAGGACGGCATCCGCATCGACACCTTCCTGCCGGGCCTGATGCTGGCGCCGCCGGTGCGCGTGCCGGGCACCGCAGTGTTCCTCACCGCCGACCCGACCGTGGCCCCGCATGCGCTGATGCACAACCTCAAGCACAACAAGGTGCTGCACGAGCGCAACGTGTTCCTGCACGTGGAAACCCTGCCCATCCCCTATGCGATGGAAGGGCAGCGGTTGAAGATCGAATCGGTGGGCGACGAGTTCTACCGGGTCTACGTGCGCTTCGGCTTCATGGAAACCCCGGACGTGCCGCTGGCGCTGATGCGCTCGTGCGACCACGGCGGCATCTACTTCGACCCGATGGACACCACGTTCTTCGCCAGCCGCGAGACCATCGTCGCCACCGCCAACCGCGGCATGCCGATCTGGCGCGACAAGCTGTTCGCGCTGATGCACAGGAACGCGGCACCGGCCACCGGCTTCTTCCGCATCCCGGGCAACCGCCTGGTCGAACTGGGTGCTCAAGTGGAGATCTGA
- a CDS encoding alpha/beta fold hydrolase codes for MTPPVLLLHGIWNARAWVGPLAWRLRARGFQVHAFGYSSVFGGPDVAVPQLLERLADAGPLSLVGHSLGGLLALEALRRQPQLDVQRVVCLGSPLRGSGTARSLSEHGWGLALGRSSELLLDGLPDWQGRAKVGLIAGSVPHGLGSLLGALDDVSDGTVALAETRLPGLADHCVVRTSHSGLVVSPDAARQTAYFLRHGQFDHSRDAAAA; via the coding sequence ATGACTCCCCCCGTACTGCTTCTGCATGGCATCTGGAATGCCCGCGCCTGGGTCGGGCCATTGGCCTGGCGCCTGCGCGCGCGTGGTTTCCAGGTGCATGCCTTCGGTTACTCCTCGGTATTCGGTGGCCCCGATGTCGCCGTGCCGCAGCTGCTGGAGCGCCTGGCCGATGCCGGCCCGCTGTCGCTGGTCGGCCACAGCCTGGGCGGCCTGCTGGCGCTGGAGGCCCTGCGCCGCCAGCCGCAGCTGGATGTGCAGCGCGTGGTCTGCCTGGGCTCGCCGCTGCGTGGCAGTGGCACGGCGCGGTCGCTATCCGAGCACGGCTGGGGCCTGGCCCTGGGTCGCAGCAGCGAACTGCTGCTCGATGGCCTGCCGGACTGGCAGGGCAGGGCGAAGGTCGGCCTGATCGCCGGATCGGTGCCGCATGGCCTGGGCAGCCTGCTGGGCGCGCTGGATGACGTATCCGACGGCACCGTGGCCCTGGCCGAGACCCGCCTGCCGGGCCTGGCCGATCACTGCGTGGTGCGCACCAGCCACAGCGGCCTGGTGGTATCGCCTGATGCCGCACGGCAGACCGCGTACTTCCTGCGCCACGGCCAGTTTGACCACAGCCGCGACGCCGCCGCCGCGTAG
- the tolB gene encoding Tol-Pal system beta propeller repeat protein TolB, with the protein MKKMPRWLAVFAALLLPFAAFAQQKGLDIDIIGGNASALPITVVPMPYQGSAGAPQTDVAGVVRADLERSGQFRTLPEAQIVEKPTRGGEIQFPTWRALKQNYIVVGRVMDAGAGAYRVEYELFDVPKGERLLGLAMTARGNAMRDVAHQMADAIYEKITGVRGAFWTRIAYVTASGKGDAMRYALMVADSDGYNPQTIVRSAEPLLSPSWSPDGGKLAYVSFERGNSAIYIQNISTGARELVTSFRGINSAPAFSPDGRKLALTLSRSGNPEIYVMDLGSKQLTQLTNHFAIDTEPTWAPDGSAVYFTSDRGGRPQVYKVGAGGGSAERVTFQGNYNAKPSVSYDGKKIAVAQGSGNSYKIAVMDSSLGSARWNTLSVGSLDESPSFAPNASMVLYAAREGGRGVLYAVSADGRVRQRLVLADGDVREPAWSPYRTQR; encoded by the coding sequence ATGAAGAAGATGCCTCGCTGGCTTGCCGTGTTTGCGGCCCTCTTGCTGCCTTTCGCTGCCTTCGCGCAGCAGAAGGGGCTGGATATCGACATCATCGGCGGCAATGCCTCCGCACTGCCGATCACCGTCGTGCCCATGCCCTACCAGGGTTCGGCCGGCGCCCCGCAGACCGATGTGGCCGGCGTCGTCCGCGCCGACCTGGAGCGTTCGGGCCAGTTCCGCACGCTGCCCGAAGCACAGATCGTGGAAAAGCCGACCCGTGGCGGCGAGATCCAGTTCCCGACCTGGCGCGCGCTGAAGCAGAACTACATCGTGGTCGGCCGTGTCATGGACGCCGGTGCCGGCGCCTACCGCGTCGAGTACGAACTGTTCGACGTGCCCAAGGGCGAGCGCCTGCTGGGCCTGGCCATGACCGCGCGCGGCAACGCCATGCGTGATGTGGCCCACCAGATGGCCGACGCCATCTACGAGAAGATCACCGGCGTGCGCGGTGCCTTCTGGACCCGCATCGCCTACGTCACCGCCAGCGGCAAGGGCGATGCCATGCGCTATGCGCTGATGGTCGCCGATTCGGATGGCTACAACCCGCAGACCATCGTCCGCTCGGCCGAGCCGCTGCTGTCGCCGTCGTGGAGCCCGGATGGCGGCAAGCTGGCCTACGTCAGCTTCGAGCGTGGCAACTCGGCCATCTACATCCAGAACATCTCCACCGGCGCCCGTGAGCTGGTCACCAGCTTCCGCGGCATCAACAGCGCCCCGGCCTTCTCGCCGGACGGCCGCAAGCTGGCCCTGACCCTCTCGCGTTCGGGCAACCCGGAAATCTACGTGATGGACCTGGGCAGCAAGCAGCTGACCCAGCTGACCAACCACTTCGCCATCGATACCGAGCCGACCTGGGCCCCGGACGGCAGCGCGGTGTACTTCACCTCCGACCGCGGCGGCCGTCCGCAGGTCTACAAGGTGGGCGCCGGCGGCGGCAGTGCCGAGCGCGTGACCTTCCAGGGCAACTACAACGCCAAGCCCTCGGTGTCCTACGACGGCAAGAAGATCGCCGTGGCACAGGGCTCGGGCAACAGCTACAAGATCGCGGTGATGGACAGCTCGCTGGGCTCCGCGCGCTGGAACACGCTGTCGGTGGGCTCGCTGGACGAGTCGCCGAGTTTCGCCCCGAACGCGAGCATGGTGCTGTACGCCGCGCGCGAAGGTGGCCGTGGCGTGCTGTATGCCGTCTCGGCGGATGGGCGTGTCCGCCAGCGCCTGGTGCTGGCCGATGGTGATGTGCGCGAACCGGCATGGTCGCCATACCGTACCCAGCGCTAA
- a CDS encoding GNAT family N-acetyltransferase: protein MYSIRRATVDDAPTLSALAARTFTETFGHLYPPQHLQDFLEESYTVERQRTILAHPDYAVWLLELDGEAVGHAAAGPCGLPHPDVKPGDGELKRLYLIKTQQSCGWGSRLLETALAWLEQDGPRTLWLGVWSENFGAQRFYARYGFEKAGEYLFPVGETNDLEFILRRVPRPA from the coding sequence ATGTATTCCATCCGCCGCGCCACCGTGGACGACGCGCCGACCCTGTCGGCGCTGGCTGCCCGCACGTTCACCGAGACCTTCGGCCATCTGTACCCGCCGCAGCACCTGCAGGATTTCCTCGAGGAGTCCTACACGGTGGAGCGGCAGCGCACCATCCTGGCCCACCCCGATTACGCGGTGTGGCTGCTGGAGCTGGACGGGGAGGCGGTCGGCCATGCCGCCGCCGGCCCCTGCGGGCTGCCGCACCCGGACGTGAAGCCGGGTGATGGCGAGCTCAAGCGCCTGTACCTCATCAAGACCCAGCAGAGCTGTGGCTGGGGCAGCCGCCTGCTGGAAACCGCACTGGCCTGGCTGGAACAGGACGGCCCGCGCACCCTGTGGCTGGGGGTGTGGTCGGAAAACTTCGGTGCCCAGCGTTTCTATGCCCGTTACGGCTTCGAGAAGGCCGGCGAGTACCTGTTCCCGGTAGGCGAAACCAACGACCTGGAATTCATCCTGCGCCGGGTGCCGCGTCCGGCATGA
- a CDS encoding YebC/PmpR family DNA-binding transcriptional regulator: MGRGPSIENRKNASDAKRGKIFTKIIREIGVAARGGGGDPNNNPRLRVAMDKGLSVNMSKDVIERAIKKATGELEGVDYEEIRYEGYAPGGVAVIVDCLTDNRVRTVADVRHAFSKCGGNMGTEGSVAFMFKRLGVLHFAAGADEEAITEAAIEAGADDIVVYPEDGAIDVVTSPEAFNAVKDAMAAAGHVADHAEITFRADNDIKVEGDVALQVKKLLDMLEDLDDVQDVYSNAELGADAYA, translated from the coding sequence ATGGGAAGAGGTCCCTCGATCGAAAACCGCAAAAACGCGTCTGACGCGAAGCGCGGCAAGATTTTCACCAAGATCATCCGCGAGATCGGCGTTGCCGCGCGCGGCGGTGGAGGCGACCCCAACAACAACCCGCGCCTGCGTGTTGCCATGGACAAGGGCCTGAGCGTGAACATGTCCAAGGACGTGATCGAACGCGCCATCAAGAAGGCCACCGGTGAACTGGAAGGCGTCGATTACGAGGAAATCCGCTACGAGGGCTACGCCCCCGGCGGCGTGGCCGTCATCGTCGACTGCCTGACCGACAACCGCGTGCGCACCGTGGCCGATGTCCGCCACGCGTTCAGCAAGTGCGGCGGCAACATGGGCACCGAAGGCTCGGTCGCCTTCATGTTCAAGCGCCTGGGCGTGCTGCACTTCGCCGCCGGTGCCGATGAAGAAGCGATCACCGAAGCGGCCATCGAGGCCGGCGCCGACGACATCGTGGTCTACCCGGAAGACGGCGCGATCGACGTGGTCACCAGCCCGGAAGCGTTCAACGCGGTCAAGGATGCGATGGCTGCGGCCGGCCATGTCGCCGACCACGCCGAGATCACCTTCCGCGCCGACAACGACATCAAGGTCGAGGGCGATGTCGCCCTGCAGGTCAAGAAGCTGCTGGACATGCTGGAAGACCTGGACGACGTGCAGGACGTGTATTCCAACGCCGAACTCGGCGCCGACGCCTACGCCTGA
- the ruvB gene encoding Holliday junction branch migration DNA helicase RuvB yields the protein MTDDRIIGAGATREDDAADASIRPKRLADYLGQAPVREQMEIYIQAAKARGDALDHVLIFGPPGLGKTTLSHVIANELGVALRVTSGPVIEKAGDLAALLTNLQPHDVLFIDEIHRLSPVVEEVLYPAMEDFQIDIMIGEGPAARSIKIDLPPFTLIGATTRAGLLTAPLRDRFGIVQRLEFYSVEELTRIVRRSAAILAIDCTADGAGEIARRARGTPRIANRLLRRVRDYAQVKAGGHIDEAVAQAAMKMLKVDPEGFDELDRRLLKTMVDYFDGGPVGIESLAAALSEERGTLEDVVEPYLIQQGFLVRTARGRMATHKAYRHMGLKPKNPPQDLFAEVPDVG from the coding sequence ATGACCGACGATCGCATCATCGGCGCCGGCGCCACCCGCGAGGATGACGCCGCCGACGCCAGCATCCGACCCAAGCGACTGGCCGATTACCTCGGCCAGGCGCCGGTGCGCGAGCAGATGGAAATCTACATCCAGGCCGCCAAGGCCCGTGGCGACGCGCTCGACCACGTGCTGATCTTCGGCCCGCCCGGCCTGGGCAAGACCACCCTCAGCCATGTCATCGCCAACGAACTGGGCGTGGCGCTGCGGGTGACCTCCGGCCCGGTGATCGAGAAAGCCGGCGACCTCGCCGCGCTGCTGACCAACCTGCAGCCGCACGATGTGCTCTTCATCGACGAGATCCACCGCCTGTCGCCGGTCGTCGAGGAAGTGCTGTACCCGGCGATGGAAGACTTCCAGATCGACATCATGATCGGCGAGGGCCCCGCGGCCCGCTCGATCAAGATCGACCTGCCGCCGTTCACCCTGATCGGCGCCACCACCCGCGCCGGCCTGTTGACCGCGCCGCTGCGCGACCGCTTCGGCATCGTCCAGCGCCTGGAGTTCTACAGCGTCGAGGAACTGACCCGCATCGTGCGCCGTTCGGCGGCCATCCTGGCCATCGACTGCACCGCCGACGGGGCAGGGGAGATCGCCCGCCGCGCGCGCGGTACCCCGCGTATCGCCAACCGCCTGCTGCGCCGCGTGCGCGATTACGCCCAGGTCAAGGCCGGCGGCCATATCGACGAAGCCGTCGCCCAGGCCGCCATGAAGATGCTCAAGGTCGACCCGGAAGGCTTCGACGAGCTTGACCGGCGCCTGCTGAAGACCATGGTCGACTACTTCGACGGTGGCCCGGTGGGCATCGAATCGCTCGCTGCGGCCCTGTCCGAGGAGCGCGGCACGCTGGAAGACGTGGTTGAACCCTACCTGATCCAGCAGGGCTTCCTGGTGCGCACCGCGCGCGGCCGCATGGCCACCCACAAGGCCTACCGGCACATGGGCCTGAAGCCCAAGAACCCGCCGCAGGACCTGTTTGCGGAGGTTCCCGATGTCGGTTGA
- the tolQ gene encoding protein TolQ — translation MIATLLALQATVTEALPADVSNAATQTLAQATTGGGINYLELMAKASLPVKIIVLLLLVGSFVSWVIIFRKARVFKQATREADEFENRFWSGADLGKLYSSATDRSRNVGGLEAIFEAGFREYSRLRDKRRLDGRAQLEGAQRAMRTTYTREVDQLERNLELLANIGSTAPYVGLVGTVFGIMVTMHDMISSGAQAGIAAVAPGISEALFATAIGLFVAIPAVWAYNRFTTRVERMSVRFETFAEEFSSILQRQSAGDE, via the coding sequence ATGATCGCAACGCTCCTGGCCCTGCAGGCCACGGTCACCGAGGCACTGCCGGCCGATGTCAGCAATGCCGCGACCCAGACCCTTGCCCAGGCCACCACCGGCGGCGGCATCAACTACCTCGAACTGATGGCCAAGGCCAGCCTGCCGGTGAAGATCATCGTGCTGCTGCTGCTGGTCGGCTCGTTCGTCAGCTGGGTGATCATTTTCCGCAAGGCCCGCGTCTTCAAGCAGGCCACCCGTGAAGCGGACGAGTTCGAGAACCGCTTCTGGTCCGGCGCCGACCTGGGCAAGCTGTACAGCTCGGCCACCGACCGCAGCCGCAATGTCGGCGGCCTGGAAGCCATCTTCGAAGCCGGCTTCCGCGAATACAGCCGCCTGCGCGACAAGCGCCGCCTGGATGGCCGCGCGCAGCTGGAAGGTGCCCAGCGCGCCATGCGCACCACCTACACCCGCGAAGTGGACCAGCTCGAGCGCAACCTCGAACTGCTGGCCAACATCGGCTCCACCGCCCCGTACGTGGGCCTGGTCGGCACCGTGTTCGGCATCATGGTCACCATGCACGACATGATCAGCAGCGGTGCCCAGGCCGGTATCGCCGCCGTCGCGCCGGGCATTTCCGAAGCACTGTTCGCTACCGCCATCGGCCTGTTCGTGGCCATCCCGGCGGTGTGGGCCTACAACCGCTTCACCACCCGCGTGGAGCGCATGTCGGTGCGGTTCGAGACCTTCGCCGAAGAGTTCAGCTCGATCCTGCAGCGCCAGAGCGCTGGCGACGAGTAA
- a CDS encoding DNA primase, with the protein MTEFAFSLEWEKLGNEGSEANLVTERARVFGGWLVRVGTNPAAMALTFVADGEGRWDGEDFGVEDYEDDEEEEEEFDEDEEEGEDEEEGEDEDEEEYEEEDEEEEDETESPERA; encoded by the coding sequence ATGACCGAGTTTGCGTTTTCGCTGGAGTGGGAAAAGCTGGGCAATGAAGGCTCCGAGGCCAACCTGGTCACCGAGCGTGCACGTGTATTCGGTGGTTGGCTGGTCCGCGTCGGTACCAACCCGGCGGCGATGGCCCTGACCTTCGTCGCTGACGGCGAAGGCCGTTGGGACGGTGAAGACTTCGGCGTCGAGGATTACGAGGACGACGAAGAGGAAGAGGAAGAGTTCGACGAGGACGAGGAAGAAGGCGAGGACGAGGAAGAAGGCGAGGACGAGGACGAAGAGGAATACGAGGAAGAGGACGAGGAAGAAGAAGACGAAACCGAGTCGCCGGAACGGGCTTGA
- the ybgC gene encoding tol-pal system-associated acyl-CoA thioesterase: MSVEPRFSWPTRIYWEDTDAGGVVYHARYVAFMERARTEWMRALGYGQERMRSEHGMVFAVRSMQMDFIKPARLDDALQVSATLVQLKKASMVFDQRVERDGELLLSAQVRIAALDAASFRPRGMDEPVLAALQPYLHPESEL, from the coding sequence ATGTCGGTTGAGCCCCGATTCAGTTGGCCGACACGCATTTACTGGGAAGATACGGACGCTGGCGGGGTGGTCTACCACGCCCGCTACGTGGCCTTCATGGAACGGGCCCGGACCGAATGGATGCGCGCGCTGGGCTACGGCCAGGAGCGCATGCGCAGCGAGCACGGCATGGTGTTCGCGGTGCGTTCGATGCAGATGGACTTCATCAAGCCGGCCCGGCTGGATGACGCCCTGCAGGTGAGCGCCACCCTGGTCCAGCTGAAGAAGGCCAGCATGGTCTTCGACCAGCGGGTCGAGCGCGACGGCGAACTGCTGCTGTCGGCCCAGGTCCGCATCGCCGCACTGGACGCGGCCAGTTTCCGCCCGCGTGGCATGGACGAACCCGTCCTTGCCGCGCTGCAACCCTACCTCCACCCCGAATCCGAACTTTGA